One region of Juglans microcarpa x Juglans regia isolate MS1-56 chromosome 7S, Jm3101_v1.0, whole genome shotgun sequence genomic DNA includes:
- the LOC121240640 gene encoding inner membrane protein PPF-1, chloroplastic-like isoform X2, with protein MANTLFSSPPFIVKPLPSLSRHGLHVLPHRSRLPSTTRVKLSFHDIPPIDSFPSTFDLSAVITKAEGLLYTLADAVVVADPAASSSADAAVQKNNGWFGFISDAMEVVLKVLKDGLSAVHVPYAYGFAIILLTVIVKLATFPLTKKQVESTLAMQNLQPKIKAIQQRYAGNQERIQLETSRLYKQAGVNPLAGCFPTLATIPVWIGLYQALSNVANEGLLTEGFFWIPSLAGPTTIAARQSGSGVSWLFPFVDGHPPLGWYDTAAYLVLPVLLVASQYFSMELMKPPQSDDPAQKNALLVFKFLPLMIGYFSLSVPSGLSIYWFTNNVLSTAQQVWLRKLGGAKPVVTENASGIITAGRAKRSASQPVQRGESLGS; from the exons ATGGCGAATACCCTTTTTTCATCCCCTCCATTCATCGTCAAGCCCCTCCCGTCCCTCTCTCGCCATGGCCTCCACGTCCTCCCTCACCGTAGTAGGCTCCCCTCCACCACCAGAGTCAAGCTCAGCTTCCATGACATCCCTCCCATCGACTCCTTCCCCTCTACGTTTGATTTATCCGCTGTAATTACCAAGGCTGAAGGCCTGCTCTACACCCTCGCTGACGCCGTTGTCGTAGCAGACCCAGCCGCCTCCAGCTCAGCCGACGCCGCCGTACAGAAAAATAACGGTTGGTTCGGTTTCATCTCTGACGCCATGGAAGTCGTTCTGAAG GTATTGAAAGATGGTCTTAGCGCTGTGCATGTGCCGTATGCGTATGGATTTGCCATTATATTGCTTACGGTTATTGTTAAACTTGCAACATTTCCTCTGACAAAGAAACAG GTTGAATCAACGCTAGCTATGCAAAATCTTCAGCCAAAGATTAAAGCCATTCAACAGAGATATGCTGGTAACCAG GAAAGAATACAACTTGAGACATCGAGGCTATATAAGCAAGCAGGGGTTAATCCTTTGGCAg GTTGTTTCCCCACTTTGGCTACTATACCAGTCTGGATAGGGCTATATCAAGCCCTTTCAAATGTGGCTAATGAG GGACTGTTGACAGAAGGTTTCTTTTGGATTCCCTCTTTGGCTGGCCCAACTACAATTGCTGCTCGACAAAGTGGATCTGGCGTTTCTTGGCTTTTTCCATTTGTG GATGGCCATCCACCTTTGGGCTGGTATGACACTGCAGCCTACCTTGTCTTACCTGTCCTCCTTGTTGCTTCTCAGTATTTTTCAATGGAACTAATGAAACCTCCCCAG AGTGATGATCCGGCTCAAAAGAACGCACTtcttgttttcaagtttcttcCACTCATGATTGGTTACTTCTCCTTGTCTGTCCCATCGGGATTATCGATTTACTG GTTCACAAACAATGTGCTCAGCACTGCCCAACAAGTATGGTTACGCAAATTAGGTGGTGCAAAACCTGTTGTAACTGAGAATGCTAGTGGAATTATTACAGCTGGACGTGCAAAACGATCAGCTTCTCAGCCGGTACAGCGTGGCGAGA GTTTAGGCAGTTAA
- the LOC121240640 gene encoding inner membrane protein PPF-1, chloroplastic-like isoform X1, with protein MANTLFSSPPFIVKPLPSLSRHGLHVLPHRSRLPSTTRVKLSFHDIPPIDSFPSTFDLSAVITKAEGLLYTLADAVVVADPAASSSADAAVQKNNGWFGFISDAMEVVLKVLKDGLSAVHVPYAYGFAIILLTVIVKLATFPLTKKQVESTLAMQNLQPKIKAIQQRYAGNQERIQLETSRLYKQAGVNPLAGCFPTLATIPVWIGLYQALSNVANEGLLTEGFFWIPSLAGPTTIAARQSGSGVSWLFPFVDGHPPLGWYDTAAYLVLPVLLVASQYFSMELMKPPQSDDPAQKNALLVFKFLPLMIGYFSLSVPSGLSIYWFTNNVLSTAQQVWLRKLGGAKPVVTENASGIITAGRAKRSASQPVQRGERFRQLKDEEENKKLNKALPTEDVQNMASTSDSEDDPDEETKDKGEEALEEAYASTSGKEVPNYPRPRRSKRSKRKRAV; from the exons ATGGCGAATACCCTTTTTTCATCCCCTCCATTCATCGTCAAGCCCCTCCCGTCCCTCTCTCGCCATGGCCTCCACGTCCTCCCTCACCGTAGTAGGCTCCCCTCCACCACCAGAGTCAAGCTCAGCTTCCATGACATCCCTCCCATCGACTCCTTCCCCTCTACGTTTGATTTATCCGCTGTAATTACCAAGGCTGAAGGCCTGCTCTACACCCTCGCTGACGCCGTTGTCGTAGCAGACCCAGCCGCCTCCAGCTCAGCCGACGCCGCCGTACAGAAAAATAACGGTTGGTTCGGTTTCATCTCTGACGCCATGGAAGTCGTTCTGAAG GTATTGAAAGATGGTCTTAGCGCTGTGCATGTGCCGTATGCGTATGGATTTGCCATTATATTGCTTACGGTTATTGTTAAACTTGCAACATTTCCTCTGACAAAGAAACAG GTTGAATCAACGCTAGCTATGCAAAATCTTCAGCCAAAGATTAAAGCCATTCAACAGAGATATGCTGGTAACCAG GAAAGAATACAACTTGAGACATCGAGGCTATATAAGCAAGCAGGGGTTAATCCTTTGGCAg GTTGTTTCCCCACTTTGGCTACTATACCAGTCTGGATAGGGCTATATCAAGCCCTTTCAAATGTGGCTAATGAG GGACTGTTGACAGAAGGTTTCTTTTGGATTCCCTCTTTGGCTGGCCCAACTACAATTGCTGCTCGACAAAGTGGATCTGGCGTTTCTTGGCTTTTTCCATTTGTG GATGGCCATCCACCTTTGGGCTGGTATGACACTGCAGCCTACCTTGTCTTACCTGTCCTCCTTGTTGCTTCTCAGTATTTTTCAATGGAACTAATGAAACCTCCCCAG AGTGATGATCCGGCTCAAAAGAACGCACTtcttgttttcaagtttcttcCACTCATGATTGGTTACTTCTCCTTGTCTGTCCCATCGGGATTATCGATTTACTG GTTCACAAACAATGTGCTCAGCACTGCCCAACAAGTATGGTTACGCAAATTAGGTGGTGCAAAACCTGTTGTAACTGAGAATGCTAGTGGAATTATTACAGCTGGACGTGCAAAACGATCAGCTTCTCAGCCGGTACAGCGTGGCGAGAG GTTTAGGCAGTTAAAGGATGAAGAGGAGAACAAAAAGTTGAACAAGGCCCTACCTACGGAAGATGTTCAGAATATGGCTTCCACATCTGATTCTGAGGATGATCCAGATGAAGAGACTAAGGACAAG GGTGAGGAGGCTCTAGAAGAAGCATACGCTTCTACCAGTGGCAAAGAGGTACCAAATTACCCGCGACCCAGGAGAAGCAAGCGATCAAAGCGGAAGCGTGCTGTATAA
- the LOC121240641 gene encoding CLAVATA3/ESR (CLE)-related protein 46-like, translated as MISSCFYKAPFTIKLPLLACTKIMRKMSRLTLIHVFLAWLLLAAASQYSYFTISVHAVESVHFRLRKGQQPGSRSHNGDALPRWVEEKKIHKTPSGPNPMGNHRPPSRR; from the exons atgatttCCTCATGCTTCTACAAAGCCCCATTCACAATAAAGCTTCCACTCTTAGCATGCACCAAAATCATGCGCAAAATGAGCAGACTCACTCTAATCCATGTTTTCTTGGCATGGCTCCTGCTTGCAGCAGCTTCTCAGTACTCTTACTTCACTATCAGTGTCCATGCTGTAGAATCAG TCCATTTCAGGCTCAGAAAAGGGCAGCAACCTGGCTCAAGGTCGCACAATGGAGATGCCTTACCCAGATGG gttgaagaaaagaagattCACAAGACTCCATCAGGACCAAACCCTATGGGAAATCACCGCCCGCCGTCCAGAAGATAA
- the LOC121240642 gene encoding ubiquitin-conjugating enzyme E2 7: MASQASLLLQKQLKDLCKNPVDGFSAGLVDETNIFEWSVTIIGPPDTLYEGGFFNAIMTFPSNYPNSPPTVKFTSEIWHPNVYPDGRVCISILHPPGEDPNGYELASERWTPVHTVESIVLSIISMLSSPNDESPANVEAAKEWRDRRDDFKKKVSRCVRKSQEML; this comes from the exons ATGGCGTCCCAAGCTAGCCTCCTCCTTCAAAAGCAGCTCAAAG ATCTTTGCAAGAATCCGGTAGATGGGTTCTCGGCCGGCCTGGTCGATGAGACTAATATCTTTGAATGGAGTGTAACGATTATTGGACCTCCAGATACTCTTTA TGAGGGGGGATTTTTCAATGCCATTATGACCTTCCCATCCAACTACCCAAACAGCCCTCCGACAGTGAAGTTTACATCAGAGATATGGCATCCTAATG TTTATCCTGATGGTCGCGTATGCATATCAATTCTTCATCCTCCTGGTGAGGACCCAAATGGATATGAGCTTGCAAGTGAGCGCTGGACGCCGGTCCATACG GTTGAAAGTATAGTTTTGAGTATAATATCAATGCTTTCCAGTCCTAATGACGAATCCCCTGCAAATGTTGAAGCAGCA AAGGAATGGAGAGATAGGAGAGATGATTTCAAGAAGAAGGTCAGCAGGTGTGTAAGAAAATCACAAGAAATGTTATAA